A portion of the Malania oleifera isolate guangnan ecotype guangnan chromosome 3, ASM2987363v1, whole genome shotgun sequence genome contains these proteins:
- the LOC131151303 gene encoding probable pectate lyase 8 has translation MAVSQRWFSAVMLFLVLAFVGVVMARVRTDEISDSRNGGPGWLRGSSNSTMAARIAEAEARNKEAVADPEEVVSMVQRSIGNSTERRKLGFLSCGTGNPIDDCWRCDPTWQKNRKRLADCGIGFGRNAIGGRDGRFYVVTDPKDDDPVTPKPGTLRHAVIQDKPLWIVFKRDMVITLKEELIMNSFKTIDGRGANVHIANGACLTVQYVSNIIIHGIHIHDCKSTGNAMVRSSPNHYGWRTMADGDGISIFGASHIWIDHVSLSNCADGLVDAIMGSTAITVSNCYFTHHNEVMLLGHSDSYVQDKSMQVTIAFNHFGEGLIQRMPRCRHGYFHVVNNDYTHWEMYAIGGSAQPTINSQGNRYLAPNNLFAKEVTKRVDTPNGMWGGWNWRSEGDLMLNGAYFTSSGATAGYAKASSLAAKPSNMVATMTISAGVLDCRRGHGC, from the exons ATGGCGGTGTCTCAGAGATGGTTTTCGGCGGTTATGCTGTTTTTAGTGCTGGCGTTCGTCGGAGTAGTAATGGCGAGAGTCCGGACCGACGAGATCTCGGATTCCAG AAATGGAGGTCCAGGGTGGTTGCGGGGCTCAAGCAACTCAACAATGGCGGCTAG GATCGCAGAGGCTGAAGCTAGGAATAAGGAAGCAGTGGCAGACCCGGAGGAGGTTGTGTCCATGGTTCAGAG GAGCATTGGCAACAGCACAGAAAGAAGGAAACTGGGGTTTTTATCCTGCGGAACTGGAAATCCCATTGATGACTGTTGGAGGTGTGATCCGACCTGGCAAAAGAACCGCAAGCGCCTTGCAGACTGTGGCATTGGGTTCGGCCGAAATGCTATTGGCGGTCGCGACGGGCGTTTCTACGTGGTCACCGACCCCAAGGACGACGACCCCGTCACCCCAAAGCCCGGCACCCTGCGCCATGCCGTCATCCAGGACAAGCCCCTCTGGATTGTGTTCAAAAGGGATATGGTCATCACACTCAAGGAGGAACTCATCATGAATAGCTTCAAGACAATTGATGGGCGAGGAGCGAATGTACATATTGCTAATGGAGCCTGCCTCACGGTTCAGTATGTTAGCAACATCATAATCCACGGCATCCACATCCATGACTGCAAATCCACGGGGAATGCCATGGTTAGGAGCTCCCCCAACCATTATGGGTGGAGGACAATGGCCGACGGGGATGGCATCTCCATTTTCGGGGCAAGCCACATATGGATTGATCACGTTTCTCTGTCTAACTGTGCGGACGGCCTCGTGGATGCTATAATGGGTTCCACCGCCATTACCGTTTCCAATTGCTACTTCACCCATCACAATGAA GTGATGCTGTTGGGCCATAGTGATTCTTACGTGCAGGACAAGAGCATGCAAGTCACGATTGCCTTCAACCACTTTGGAGAGGGTCTCATCCAGAGGATGCCTAG GTGCAGACATGGGTATTTCCATGTGGTGAACAATGATTACACCCACTGGGAAATGTATGCCATCGGTGGAAGTGCACAACCCACCATCAACAGCCAGGGCAACCGATACCTTGCCCCCAACAACCTTTTCGCAAAAGAG GTGACAAAGAGGGTGGACACGCCGAACGGAATGTGGGGGGGTTGGAATTGGAGATCAGAGGGAGACCTGATGCTGAACGGAGCCTACTTCACCTCCTCAGGTGCCACCGCTGGTTACGCTAAAGCTTCAAGTCTGGCCGCCAAGCCTTCCAACATGGTTGCTACCATGACTATCTCTGCCGGTGTTCTTGACTGCCGCAGGGGCCACGGGTGCTAG